The Canis aureus isolate CA01 chromosome 15, VMU_Caureus_v.1.0, whole genome shotgun sequence genome includes the window CTCCAAGGAAGTAGAATCCATTGATTTGTCAAATGAAACTTCCAAATACAAGATAGTTAGTACATCCATTTTTGAACTAAAATGACAATCATCCATCTAACATACATGTCTTGAGTACTTGTTTCATCTAGAACTTTACCTTTTATTTCAAGATATAAAGCTGTTCAGGACATAGTACATGCCCACAAGACTTCCTATTTGGTGAAAGAGAATCTCAGTTCAAATACGTGACATTTGGTATAACTCCccttttttatctttgatttttatcttgaGGATTATCCAGATCTTCCTAGTGAGGATATACCTCTTTACTGTTAATATTGACCAAGCTCATACTTTTAATAGGCGCCTAAAAGAGCCCCTTCATATGAAGCTACTCTGATTCAAAGGAGTAGAAAAGACCCTTTCTTTGTAcaggctgttttctttctttctttctttctttctttcttctttctttctttctttctttctttctttctttcttctttctttcttctttcatctttcttcttcttcttcttcttcttcttcttcttcttcttcttcttccttcttcttcttcttcttcttcttttctttttcttctttttcttttttagaaagaatttatttatttcttcatgagtgacacacggagaaagaagcagagacaggcacagggagaagcaggttccctgcaaggagcctgatgtgggacttgatcccaggtcctgggatcacaccccaagcagagggcaaccactgagccacccaggcacccctacaggcGGTTTTCTAATTAGCCTCTCAGTGGGGCCTAGAGAAGTTCAAGTAGactgccttctttctctttgtagTACCTAATGGCAAACTACAATAAAATGGTTCAAATGAGGAGAACTATGACCCCACAACAACACCTCATCAGGATTACAGAATGAGGGTGATGATGTGCAGAGTTTGTAACCACAATCATATTTTCGAGTGACCCATATGCATTTTTCAGCCCAGTATGCAATCGATCAAGAATGTATAACCCGCTAACCCCTTTAGGGTTTTTACAATAACTCTCAGTATTTAGAAAGTTACTGAATTCATCCTACACTCTGAAAAAGTACATacacatagagaaaaagagaataaggCAAACATGAAAGAAGTATGAAAACCTGTTGAATCTGTGTGAAGGTAGGTGGGAGTTCTTTGCATAACTCTTGACCCTTTTCTGTGAGTTTACACTTTCATATTATAAGTTCAAATCAAGAAGGTTAGCAGTTTGGGGGAATAAGGGAGTTGGCAAATAGGGACAAGGATACAACCCTTCTGCAAGCCTATGTTGAGATAAGTAACTCCAATTTCTGTTGATTGCCCAGCTCTGACCTTTTGTCACATTTCAGTCCTTGAAAATCTGTCATTAGGAAATGGGAAGCAACCAGTCATGGGTCACAGAATTTGTCTTGGTGGGGTTCCAGCTCGGTGCAGAGATGGAAGTGCTCCTCTTCTGGATCTTCTCCCTCTTGTATATCTTCAGTCTGCTGGCAAATGGCGTGATCTTGGGACTCATCCGTCTGGACCTGAGACtgcacacccccatgtacttcttcctctcaCACCTGGCTGTCATCGACATGTCCTATGCCTCCAACAATGTCCCCAAGATGTTGGTAAACTTAGTGAATCAGAAGAGAACCATCTCTTTTGTTCCCTGCGTAATGCAGACATTTCTGTACCTGGGTTTTGCTGCTACAGAGTGCCTGGTTTTGGTGGTGATGTCCTATGACAGGTACGTGGCCATCTGCCACCCCCTCCAGTACACTGTCATCATGAGCTGGAGACTGTGCACGGTTCTGGCTGTCACTTCCTGGTCATGTGGATTTTTTCTGTCTCTGGTACATGCAATTCTCCTTCTACGGTTGCCCTTCTGTGGACCCAGGAAAGTAAACCACCTTTTCTGTGAAATCCTATCTGTCCTCAAGCTGGCCTGTGCTGACACTAGGCTCAACCAAATGGTCATCTTTGCTGCCTGTATGTTTGTCTTAGTTGTGCCTCTCTGCTTAATGCTAGTTTCCTACATGTGCATCCTCTGGGCCATCCTAAAGATCCAGTCAAAGCAGGGCCGCAGAAAGGCCTTCTCCACCTGCTCTTCCCACCTCTGTGTGGTTGGACTCTTCTTTGGCATAGCCATGCTGGTTTATATGGTCCCCGACTCCAATCAACGAgaagagctagagaaaatactGTCCCTATTTCACAGTCTCTTTAACCCAATGCTGAACCCTCTCATCTACAGCTTGAGGAATGCTCAGATGAAGGCTTCTTTGTATAGAGTACTGCAGAAAAAACCCATGTGAAGCATTGATAGAATTATTTGAGTGGGTTTCCTTAAAATTATGTAGTTTGCTGAAGCAAAACTCAAAAGTTCCCACTTAGAAGTTTGAATTAAAAATGGTAACTGTCCAAGTTCTAGCTCTAAAAATAGGACAATGTTCCATGAAaagaatttcttctaaaattgagAGACCTCATTAGGATTTGGGACATCTAAATTATCAGaacatttagtcttttttttttttttaagatttatttattatttatttatttatttatttatttatttatttatttgagagagagagtgtgtgtgtgtgcacagagatAGTGCACaggaaaagaggcagagggagacaattgcaagctgactccccactgagtctgGCATGATACTGGCCTGATCTCACAatccaagagatcatgacctgaaaccatGAGCTGGTCACCCAAGCAACTGTGCCCCTCCctagtctttctttaaaaatactaaatgctctttatttttttgaatccaGGAATATTAACATGTGGGaaaaaactaaatgtaaaaaattacatCAGTGCATTTCTTTGGCTTATGTATTGAgaagtatgtgatttttttttttttttatcatcttgtGGTAGCTGGAAAAACAGTAAGCTTAATACCATAAGGCAGAATTTTCAAAGTAGATCTGAAATTTCAATACAGAAAATGTTGCACTTATATGACTGTATTTCACAATTTGAGGTCAATGAAATAGGAGTTTAGAGAAACTCTAAATTCTCTGGTAGAATAGTTTAGGACTAAAGAGGAAGAAGTTAGGGAAAGCTTTAGCCCAATAAGCAACTatggaaaaaatcctaaaatacattaaatgtttAGGTAAAATGAAGGTAATTCTTtagtaaatctttattttttttttctttagtaaatcTTTAAATGGTTCTAGAGGTAAGAGTTTTGAGCATTGCTCAGACATTACATTTAATATTGGGTTATaataattaccttttaaaaattaatttctaataaaattgaATGACCTATTGAAGTTCTTCAAATTGTTCCCACCAATATTTTTGTAATGTTTCAATCAACTTATCTGAAGATGGTTTGGTAGGACCAAATATCATGAGACAACTATAATGTAGCTaacatcatttttctttcatggtgGCAGAAATTCCCCTGGATTTACCAGACTGAACAACTGTCTTCATGATGCTAATGGTGATCAAATAAGTAAGAGCTGCTTTTTttatgattcagtatttgtagatagtgcaaaatgatcaccacagtaagtgtgGTTAACATCAGtcactatacatatatatttttttcatgtaatgaaAACTTTAAAGATCTATTCTCTTTAAGAGCAACTTTCAAacatgcaatacagtattattaactatagtcatttAGCTGAGAAtacatccccatgatttatttattttataactggagctTTGTATCTCTTGAccctcttcacccatttcactcaCTCCCCACACACtggcctctggcaatcatcaatCCATTCTTTGTGAGCTAgttcttttccccttttctttctttctttctttctttctttctttctttctttctttctttctttcttcttctttctttctttcgttctttttctttattttattttctttctttcctttcttttttttccttcctccctctctccctcctttcttcattcttttctttccttcttggttCCACACACAAGGGAGATcatatcatatttgtctttctctgtctgacttatttcactggtctaatgtcctcaaggt containing:
- the LOC144284079 gene encoding olfactory receptor 2A2-like, translated to MGSNQSWVTEFVLVGFQLGAEMEVLLFWIFSLLYIFSLLANGVILGLIRLDLRLHTPMYFFLSHLAVIDMSYASNNVPKMLVNLVNQKRTISFVPCVMQTFLYLGFAATECLVLVVMSYDRYVAICHPLQYTVIMSWRLCTVLAVTSWSCGFFLSLVHAILLLRLPFCGPRKVNHLFCEILSVLKLACADTRLNQMVIFAACMFVLVVPLCLMLVSYMCILWAILKIQSKQGRRKAFSTCSSHLCVVGLFFGIAMLVYMVPDSNQREELEKILSLFHSLFNPMLNPLIYSLRNAQMKASLYRVLQKKPM